From bacterium:
GCCGCCCCGACGAGGTCCGCTTCAGCCTGGATATCGCTGAAGACCTGGCCCGCCGGGATTTCACCGTGAACGCCCTGGCCCGCGAGCTGCCCGACGGTGTTCTGGTGGACCCCTTCGGTGGTCGCGGCGATTTGAAAAAGGGGGTTCTGCGCGCGGTGGGCAATCCGGACGAGCGGCTGGCCGAGGACGGCCTGCGGGCCTACCGCGCCTGCCGCTTCGCCGCGACGCTGGAATTCGAGGTCGCCCCGAATCTCCTTCGGGCCGTCCGGCGCAACGCCGCCGTCGCCCGGGGGGTGGCCTGGGAGCGCATCGGCGACGAGCTCGCCAAGGCGATGACTGCCCCGCGGCCCGGCGTCACTTTCGAGCTCCTGCGCGAGACCGATCTCTTGGGCCACTGCCTGCCCGAGCTGGCCGCCTGTTACGGCGTGACCCAGAACCGCTACCACGAGTTCGACGTTTTCGATCACAGCCTGCGCTCCTGCGACCTGGCGCCGAGGGACAAGCCGACGGTGCGTTGGGCGGCGCTCCTGCACGACGTAGCCAAGCCGGTGACCAAGCAGCCCAAGGACCGCGACTTCGTGTTCTACGGCCACGACGATCAGTCGGCGGAGCTGGCCGACCGGGCCATGCGGCGGCTGACCCTGCCCCGGGAGCTGCGCGAGCGGGCGTGCCTTCTAATAAAAAACCACATGCTCCACTACTCGCCGGAGTGGACCGACGCGGCGGTGCGGCGCTTCGTGCGGCGGGTGGGGTCCGGGAACGTCGCCGATCTATTCGACCTGGTCATCGCCGACCGCCAGGCCCACCGGCGGAACGAGGACTTCCAGCTCCCCGCGGACATTT
This genomic window contains:
- a CDS encoding HD domain-containing protein, which encodes RPDEVRFSLDIAEDLARRDFTVNALARELPDGVLVDPFGGRGDLKKGVLRAVGNPDERLAEDGLRAYRACRFAATLEFEVAPNLLRAVRRNAAVARGVAWERIGDELAKAMTAPRPGVTFELLRETDLLGHCLPELAACYGVTQNRYHEFDVFDHSLRSCDLAPRDKPTVRWAALLHDVAKPVTKQPKDRDFVFYGHDDQSAELADRAMRRLTLPRELRERACLLIKNHMLHYSPEWTDAAVRRFVRRVGSGNVADLFDLVIADRQAHRRNEDFQLPADISELMGRIESLGVAGAALTVADLAVTGDDLLGLTGRAPGRWVGEMLDRLVDEVLEHPDLNEREALLAWAREILADDR